AAATTACTGTGGTGACAGCCATGTTAACCGCGTTGAAATGTTTTGGAAATCAACCGAACACACCGAAAAACATTTTGTTTTTGATGTGCGATGACCTGAAACCGCTTTTAAACTGCTACGGTGACTGCCGCGCAATTACACCAAATTTCGACCGGCTGGCGGAACGCGGCTTTGTATTTGACAATGCGTTTTGTCAATATCCGGTGTGCGGACCGTCACGCCTGAGTATGCTGACCGGGCTGCGCCCGACAACCAGCAGTGCATATGAAAACACGCAGGAACAGATGTGGCCGGAAACTGTACGCAATATTCCGAGCCTCCCTGCTTATTTCAAGCAGAACGGTTATTACACGGTTTCGATCGGGAAAGTATATCATTCACCAAAAGAAACCGATCTCGATTCATGGAGTGAACCGCCGGTCGCATTTGCAAACCATGTGTATCTGCTCCCGAAAAACAGAGCAAAACAGGAAGAGTTTATGCGCCAGCACAATGCCGGCGCACCATGGGAAGAAATCGGCCCTAAAATGCTGGTCGCCTGTACCGAAGATGCCGATGTTGCGGACAATGAATATATGCCGGGTAAGCATACAGATATTGCCATTAGTAAACTGCGCGAACTCGCAGATAAAAAAGAACCATTTTTTATGGGACTCGGCTGGTCGCGCCCGCACTATCCGTTCAATGCACCGAAAAAATACTGGAATCTATATGACCGCGAAAAAATAGAAGTCAGCGGTCTGGAACACATCGTCCCTCCCGAAAACGAACGGGTTCTCCGGCAGAAAAACTGGGAAGTGTTTGATTACGGTGATGTTGAAGACGGACCGATTGATTCGGCATTGCAAAAACGAATGATGCATGGATATATGGCGTGCGTCAGTTATGTGGACGCGCAGCTTGGCCGTGTTCTGGATGAGCTGCAGCAGCTGGGAATTGCGGGGCAGACGGTGATTGTTCTGATCGGCGACCACGGGTTTCACTTAGGCGAGCATGGACTGTGGGGAAAGTTCACACATCTGGAAGAGTCTGCGCGCAGTCCATTGATCGTTGCGGATCCGGGGAATCTCCGTGCCGGAAGCCATATTTCTGAGTTGGTTGAATTTGTTGATATCTATCCTTCATTTTGCGAAATGGCCGGCTTGCCGGTTCCCGGGCATTGTGAAGGAAGCAGTCTGGTGCCTTTAATGAACGGAAATTCCAAACATTGGAAGAGAGCTGTCTTTACACAATACAATCTGGGCAATGCATGGGGAACCTCTATGCGTACGGAACAGTATCGTTATACGGAATTCATACACCCGAAGACGGGGAAGGTGCAGGCTCTCAGTCTGTATGATCTTGTAAAAGACCCGGGTTCCGGCAGAAATTTCGCTTATGATGATGCATACCGGCCGGTTGTAAAACAGTTGCATGAACAATGGCTGGGAGGCTGGCAGAAACAGAAAGAGGAAATGAAATGTCGCTGAGAAAAAAACGCTGCGATCGATTCATCTGGCTGGGGCTGTCGTTGCTTCATCTGGAATGTTTCGGGACAGAAGCATACACATTTCCTTTGAATCTGTACAAAGGCCGTCCGCTGGATGAGCGGATCACAGTCGAAGTTCTTCAGGGAATTGTGAACCGCGATGGTCCCCGTCTTTTTTTGACCGAAACATGGACTCCATACAACCAAATGTGGACCAATGTTTATTCTGCCGGATACGAAATACAGTTTAAGTCTGTAAGCAGCCTTCCTGACCTGATTCAGCAGTTCCGGGATCAGCTTTCCGGAGTTGTATTGTATGACCCGAAGGTAGACGGAACCCGTTATATTGCGGCAACGCTGGGCGGACTGGACAATCTTCTGCCGGTTGCGGCCGGCAGCCGGCTTTTAACGCAGATTGATCTGCCGGTGAAAGAAGATTTGACCGGCCGCTTCAAAACCAGTGTCGAAGTATATGAATGGGCGCTTAAAGAAATTTTGCCGCGTTGCAACCGTAAAGTGGCGCACACTCCCGCCGCCGGAAAAGTGGATGGAAAATATATCGGGTGGGGCTTTCACGGATTGGATTATACCGTGGCGGAAAAAGGGTTTATTTTTAATCTCGGCTGTATCGATCGGGATATGGAGGCGTTCGGGCGGATCATTGACGCAACGCCGGACCAGTTGCGTCTTTACCGGGAAATTCTTACGCAGCTTGAAAGTCCGGCATTGATTTTCGGCTACGGAGAATATGAGCTGGCGTGGTTCGATCTACTCGGCGAATACGGCCATACCTATCTGCATTGGGGCAATAATCTCAGCTACCATGCAAAAGTTCCGGCGCATCAGCCGGAGTTTAAACAGAAACAGCACATTGCACCGGAAAATGTAACGGTGGAGAAAAACAAATATTACGTCACCTTTCTCAGCAGCGAAGGCGATTCAACGAAAGGACCGCTGCCTTTTTTCTTCGGAAGCTGGTTCGATCCCGCGCGCGGCTCTGTCCCGATGAACTGGTGTATGCATCCGGAAATGGTGCGATTCCCCGCGATGCTTGAATATTATTATGACACAGCTACAACAAATGATTATTTCGTGGCAATGCAGGTATTCAACTTTGAAATGAAAAATCTATCCGCCTTTTCGGCACATGTGAAAAAATTGATGCAGCAGGCGGACATCTCTTGCGTTATCGCAGATTTTGCAAATCCGGCGGACAACCCGGTGAAGAAAGAAAATTTTCTGCGGATTCTTCAGCCGCTCGGCGCGGTGGATGCGCTGTTCGAGTACTCTACGCCGCAAGGCTACAATCGTGTTATTAGCGGCGGTATTCCGCTCGCAGGAACATCGATGAATCTAACCTACTGGTATCGGTTGCTTCCCGGCGGCTGGGACGCTCACTGGCAAAAAATGTATAAAGACCCAGCACAGCAATCGATGGTTTTTGATGTGGTGATCGGAGAAATCGAAAAAGAAGCTGCTGCACATCAGCCGCCCTACCTCATCGTGGTGTATACCGATCTTCATGAATTTGATTTGCATTGCGAGATGCACCGTGAAATCGCAGCCCGGCTGGATCCAAAACGTTTCAAAGTTGTCCGGCTTGATGAGGGGATGTCGGCTTTAAGACAGTGGAATAAACGATGAATTCCAAACCATCAGACGCAACACTGCCTTTCCGGACTATCCTGGCCTACGGGTGCGGAAGTTTCGGAAACAATCTGGTCTACGGCTTGATGAGTATTTATCTGATGGTCTTTTATACCGATCAGTTCGGACTTCCGGTGGCGTCTGTGGGAACACTGTTTCTCGTTGCGCGCATCTGGGATGCCATCAACGACCCAATCATGGGATTGTTGGTTGACAATACAAAAAGCCGGTGGGGACAGTTTCGTCCGTATCTACTGTTCGTTCCGCTTCCCATGGCGATATTTACAACGCTGTGTTTTATGTCGCCGGAATTTTCGCCGGCAGGGAAGCTGATTTACGCATACTTTACTTATATTCTGTGGGGCATGAGCTTTACAGCGATGGATATTCCTTATTGGGCTATGTCTGCCGCAATGACGGAAGATTCAAAAGAACGGAATAAAGTGGTGATGATTCCGCGCACACTGGCAGCAGTGGCATGGACACTGATCGGCATGATTACACTGCCGATGGTTGCCTGGCTCGGCAGCGGTGACGACCGGCACGGATTTCTGCTGACGGCACTTGCCATTTCTATTGCAGCGGTTGCTTTCACCTGGATCACATTCTTTAACTGTCGGGAAAACGTTCATGTAAAAGAAGAACGCCGGCAGAATTTACGGGATATTATAGATATGGTGATTCATAATCGTCCGCTGCGACTGGTGATCGGCGGATTTTTAATGCTGGAAATAGTCTATGCCGTAAAAAATATCTTGCCGATTTATTATCTGACCTATGTCCTGCATTCCAAAAACCTGATTCCTGTTTTCATGGGCCTGAATCTGGCGCTCACGCTGTTTGGTTCAATTATTTCTCCGGTACTCTCCTTTAGATTCGGAAAGAAACGTATGGCAGTCTGGGGCAATCTGATCGCCGCACTCTCCGGTATTGCATTTTATTTTGCCGGATATAGAAGCGTAATCTGGCTCTTTATTTTTAATTCAATTCTGCTGATCACAACATCCGCTGCAAACATTGCGCTGATGTCAATGTTGATTGATACCGTAGAATACGGTGAATGGAAAACCGGTCGCCGTTCCGGCGGCATTATTTTTGCGATGAATACATTTAAAACCAAGGTCGCCGG
Above is a window of Kiritimatiellales bacterium DNA encoding:
- a CDS encoding glycoside-pentoside-hexuronide (GPH):cation symporter yields the protein MNSKPSDATLPFRTILAYGCGSFGNNLVYGLMSIYLMVFYTDQFGLPVASVGTLFLVARIWDAINDPIMGLLVDNTKSRWGQFRPYLLFVPLPMAIFTTLCFMSPEFSPAGKLIYAYFTYILWGMSFTAMDIPYWAMSAAMTEDSKERNKVVMIPRTLAAVAWTLIGMITLPMVAWLGSGDDRHGFLLTALAISIAAVAFTWITFFNCRENVHVKEERRQNLRDIIDMVIHNRPLRLVIGGFLMLEIVYAVKNILPIYYLTYVLHSKNLIPVFMGLNLALTLFGSIISPVLSFRFGKKRMAVWGNLIAALSGIAFYFAGYRSVIWLFIFNSILLITTSAANIALMSMLIDTVEYGEWKTGRRSGGIIFAMNTFKTKVAGAIGGALGAYGLAAIHYIPNVEQTEFTIKGMHLLFTLLPGALSLLAMLPFCFYDLTEERYDCILNELLERRKTSERQKG
- a CDS encoding sulfatase, yielding MKHQKITVVTAMLTALKCFGNQPNTPKNILFLMCDDLKPLLNCYGDCRAITPNFDRLAERGFVFDNAFCQYPVCGPSRLSMLTGLRPTTSSAYENTQEQMWPETVRNIPSLPAYFKQNGYYTVSIGKVYHSPKETDLDSWSEPPVAFANHVYLLPKNRAKQEEFMRQHNAGAPWEEIGPKMLVACTEDADVADNEYMPGKHTDIAISKLRELADKKEPFFMGLGWSRPHYPFNAPKKYWNLYDREKIEVSGLEHIVPPENERVLRQKNWEVFDYGDVEDGPIDSALQKRMMHGYMACVSYVDAQLGRVLDELQQLGIAGQTVIVLIGDHGFHLGEHGLWGKFTHLEESARSPLIVADPGNLRAGSHISELVEFVDIYPSFCEMAGLPVPGHCEGSSLVPLMNGNSKHWKRAVFTQYNLGNAWGTSMRTEQYRYTEFIHPKTGKVQALSLYDLVKDPGSGRNFAYDDAYRPVVKQLHEQWLGGWQKQKEEMKCR
- a CDS encoding GxGYxYP domain-containing protein; the protein is MSLRKKRCDRFIWLGLSLLHLECFGTEAYTFPLNLYKGRPLDERITVEVLQGIVNRDGPRLFLTETWTPYNQMWTNVYSAGYEIQFKSVSSLPDLIQQFRDQLSGVVLYDPKVDGTRYIAATLGGLDNLLPVAAGSRLLTQIDLPVKEDLTGRFKTSVEVYEWALKEILPRCNRKVAHTPAAGKVDGKYIGWGFHGLDYTVAEKGFIFNLGCIDRDMEAFGRIIDATPDQLRLYREILTQLESPALIFGYGEYELAWFDLLGEYGHTYLHWGNNLSYHAKVPAHQPEFKQKQHIAPENVTVEKNKYYVTFLSSEGDSTKGPLPFFFGSWFDPARGSVPMNWCMHPEMVRFPAMLEYYYDTATTNDYFVAMQVFNFEMKNLSAFSAHVKKLMQQADISCVIADFANPADNPVKKENFLRILQPLGAVDALFEYSTPQGYNRVISGGIPLAGTSMNLTYWYRLLPGGWDAHWQKMYKDPAQQSMVFDVVIGEIEKEAAAHQPPYLIVVYTDLHEFDLHCEMHREIAARLDPKRFKVVRLDEGMSALRQWNKR